The DNA sequence CGCGCAGGGCTTTCACGGCGCTCAGGCTGCTCTTGCCGGTGCTCACCAGATCCTCCACCACCACCACGCTACGGCCCACGGTGAGGTCGCCCTCCACCTGGTTGCCCAGGCCGTGGCCCTTGGCATCGCTGCGCACATAGATGAAGGGCAGGCCCATGTCGTGCGCCACCAGCGCGCCGTGGGCGATGCCGCCCGTGGCCACCCCGGCGATCATGTCCGGACGGCCGAACTCGCTGTTGATGATGTGCACGAACTGCTGCCGGATGTAGGTGCGCACCGGTGGGTAGGAGAGGGTCTTGCGGTTGTCGCAATAGATCGGGCTCTTCCAGCCGGAGGCCCAGGTGAAAGGCTTCGCGGGGCTAAGTTTGACGGCCTTGATCTGCAGGAGGAACTCCGCGATCTTCAACGCGGGATCGAGGTTCGAGGGCATGCGGCGAAGGTATGACATCCACATGGGCGGGAAGGTGCTGCGCATAGCGCCGGAACCGCCGAACGGACCCGCACCCGATGACTGGATCGCGCTGCGCGTGGACGATCCTTCCGAGATCGCGAAGGCCGTGCAACTGATGGAGTCGCGTTCGGATCTGGCGGGCATCTGTCTGTATCCCGGGCGGGCGGGTGATCCCCGGGAGCATTTGGAGGAGGTCTTCACGCCGGTGGCCGCGGCGGGCGGCGTAGTGCTCGATGAGCAGGGACGATTGCTGGCGATTCGGCGGCTGGGCAAATGGGACCTGCCCAAGGGCAAGGTGGACCCCGGTGAGGGTCTGGAGGAGGCCGCCCTGCGCGAAGTGCGCGAGGAGTGCGGCCTGACGGAGCTGCAACTCGTGCGACCGCTCACCATCACCTGGCACAGCTACACGCACAAGGGCCGCCGCATGCTGAAGCGCACGGACTGGTTCGTGATGCGCGCGTCGGCCAATGAAGTGCTTGTACCCGAGACGGGCGAGGACATCACCGAAGCGCGCTGGTTCAACCGGGGTGAAGCGGATGTGCTGCGCGCGGACACCTACGCCTCGTTGCTGCCCGTGCTGGATGCCTGGGCCTTGGGCGAAGCGGACACACCGAAGGGTCACGCCATCACTCGTCCCAGACCTTGATCTTGCGGCCTTTCTCCTCCTCCACACGGGTGCGGTGGAAGATCTCGCCCAGGCCCGCGCTGGGCAGGGGTGCGGGGGCATGGGTGAGCACCCCGTCGTTCAGCAGATAGATGGCCGGCAGGCTGCGGATGCGAAGATCATCGCGCAACTGGGTGCCCGCCACCGCGTGGAACCATTGGAATGGTTCATAGGCCAGGTCGCGGCGGTGGCGCTTCACCTCGTCCAATGACCCATCCAGACTGATGATCGCCACGGGAATGATGCCTTCGTGGTCCTTGTGCAATTTGGCCAGCGCCTGCAGCTCCATCTCGCACCAGGTGCACCAGCTGGCGGTGACCATCACGCAGGCCGGTCCTTCCAACAGCGTGCCCAGGTCCGTACCACGTCCCCGCATATCCTCCAGGAGCATTTCCGGGAAGCGTCCTCCGCTGCGCATGGCGGTGAGGTCCCAATGCATGTTGGCGGCGATGGCCCGGTGTTCCGGATAGGCTGACGTTCTCGCTGTGGCTTCGATCAGGCGGACCACATCAGCGCCGCGCAGAGCCTTGTGCGCATGGTGCAGGTAGAGCTGGTCCAAGGCCACCAGTTCCGCCAGGCGATCGTCGCCACGCAGGAAGTCATGTCGCGCGAAGACCGCCTTCAAGCTGTCGATAGCCGGCATGGCCAAAGCGCGCAGGGTGGCTTCCTCATGATGGCGCATCGCGAAGGACAGCAGTGGACCGGTGAAGAGACCGCGGATGAAACGCACCTGCTCCGGCACGTCATAGCGGATCTCCCGGCCCTTGAGGTAGCGCTCCCACAGCGCCTTGTCGCTCACCTGCGGCCCTTGCCGCATGCTGGCCACGCCGTACTCGAGGTAGCGCATGAACCAGGGGTCGTCGATGTCGCGGTAGAAGTTCTTCAGGCGCAACTCGAAGCTGTCCACGCGCAGTTCGGACCAGTTCGGTATCACAAAGAGGGTGGGTGGTCTTTCCCCAGGGGTCTCCTGGGCACTTTCCTCCCCGCTGCGGCGGATCTCGGCGGCCTGCATCCCCGCCACCTGGTCGGTCGCGAGGTCCTCGAGGATGAACTCATCGAGTTTCTCGTTGAGGTCGCTGGTGAGCGCATTGATGTCCAGTGGGTCGATGTCGACGAGTTCGATGGGCATGCGGGCCGTGCCGGCGATGCCGCGTGGTGTGCCGGGGTCGGGCGGCAGCACGTGCACATGCAGGTCCGCACCGGGCCGCAGGTAGAGGTCGGCATGTTCCTCGGCGATGCGCAGCCGCACCTTCGCGGTGCCTTCCACCGGCACGGTGAGCGTGGCCTGACCCTTCGCGTCGAGGATCCCCGCTCCGATGCGGACCGTGCGCAGCGTGAAGAGATCGTCGTAGCGGTAGAGCAGCACCACCTGGCCTGCATGCCGGGGGGCGTCCACGCGCAGGGTGGCCGTGGCGCCGAGGAGCGTTGCGCCGTGCAGCAACAACAGCAGGAACGGAAGCAGGCGGCTCATGTCGTGGTGCGCAGGTCCATGGGCACCAACGCGCGCACATCGGCCTTATTGGCGATCAGCTCGCGAACGATGGTGCTGCTGATGTGGGCGTGCTCCGGCGCCGAGGGCATGAAGATGGTCTCCACTCCGCCGAGTTGGCGGTTCATCAGGGCGATGCTGCGCTCCACGCCATGGTCAGTGCTGTTGCGCAGGCCACGCAGGATGTAGAGCGCCCCTTCGCGCCTGCACAGGTCCACGGTGAGGCCCTCGAAGGCCATGGCCGACACGCGTGCTTCGCCGGCGAAAGCCTGGCGGATCCACGCCAGCCGCTGTTCCACGGCGAACATGGTGCGTTTGCTTTCGTTCACGCCCATGCCCACGATGATGCGGTCGAACAAGGGCAGCGCGCGCTCCACGATGGAGACATGCCCCACAGTGATCGGATCGAAGGTGCCGGGGAACACGGCGATGCGGGCGGTGGCTGTCGTGCTCATGGGCTGAAGGGCGGTGTGAAGAAGCTGAAATGCACCTGGCCGTAGCGTCGTGTCTCGCGGAATCCGGGCAGGGCGCTCATGTCCTTGCGGTCGGGGTGCTCCACGATCAACAGGCCGTCATCGCCGAGCAGTCCCGCTTCAGCCACCAAGGTAGGGATGCGCTCGGCGCCTTCCATGGCGAAGGGCGGATCGGCGAAGACGATGTCGAAGGTGCCGCGCGCCGTGGTGAGGTAGCGGAACACGTCGGCGCGCTGGGTCCTCAAACCCTTCTCGCCCCATGCTTCGGCCGTGCGCGCCATGAAGTCCACCAGCCGGCGGTCCTGTTCCACGGCCACCACTTCAATGGCCCCGCGGGAGAGGAATTCCAGCGACACATTGCCGGTGCCGGCGAACAGGTCGAGCACGCGGATCCCTTCCAAAGGCACGCGGTGCGTGAGCACATTGAAGAGGCCCTCCTTGGCGAAATCCGTGGTGGGCCGCGCGTCCATGCCGGCCGGGGGGTCCACACGTCGGTTGCGGTATCTGCCGCCTACGATACGCATGCGAACTGCTCCAGCAGGGCCATCCAGCGGCCGGCCGGGGCCTGTCCGCCTTCGCGCACATCGGCCCAGACGGTGTCCTGGTCGGCGGCCAGTTCCTTGAAGTAGCGGCCCAGCAATTCGCGCTCGCCGATGTGCAGGTGTGTTCCACCGGCCACGAGCCGGGTGGTGAAGGGCGATAGACCACAGGTCTCCAGCGCCAGCAGCGCGAAGTAGAGCACATCGTTCGCGGCGCGCACCGGATAGGTGTTGCTCAGCAGCAAACGGCCACCGTCATGCACCGCCGCGTCCAGGCGTTCCTGTCCGCGATGGAGCAGCAGCAGGGGGCCGCCATCGGCCATTCGCTGGGCGGTGCGCGCCATCAGCGCCTGCATGGGCAGCGGTCGCGCGTTGGGATGACGCTCCATCACCTGGCGCTCGTCGCGGTCGTCGTGGGTGTAGATGCAAACCGCGCCCAGGTCGGGGAGGGCTTCCTCGCGCATGGCGCCTGAAGGCATGCCCCCGTGGGTGAGCGCGAGATGCTTGGCGCCGCTGCCGGGAGCCAGAGCGCCTTCGGGCACGAGTGTGCTCCATTGGGGCAGGCCCACGTAGGAGACCGTGACAGGCTGGCGTGGTAACGACTTGTGCCGCAGGGCCTCCATGCCGGGGCCCCAGGCCATGGCATGGGGGGTGCCATCCTGCGCGTCATGCGCGCTCCACGCGGCAAGGCCCTGGCCAATGAGGATGCTCAGATGCCAGGCCCTCGCCCGGTCGGCGTCGTACCGGGATGTCCTTTGGACCCCGTGTTCCATGGCGGTCACTCCCCGCTCCAGTTGCCGGCGGTGCTGGCCTTTTCCATGTTGCCCACCATCAACGTGTCGCCGGGCACCATGGGGGTGGGGTCCTTCGCCAGGAACACCGGCACATTGCGGCCGCTGCTGGAAATGCCACCGGTCTTCAGGATGAAGGGCTGGCCGGAGATGGGCGAGTTGATGAATTGGTCAGGGTCGAAAGCGAAGACACGGCCCTCCTGCGCCTTGCTGGTGCGGAACAGGGAATCCAGTGCCGGGGCCATGATGGTGTCACGCACGATGATGCCCAGCTCCAGCGCGGTGGCCTCGGTGAGTGTGTCGGGCACCTGGCCGATGGCACGCACCATGGGGATGGAACCGGTCTTCACGAAATCGCGCAGGGTGTTCAGGTCGCCGGCGTAGTTGCCATAGGCTTGCCGGTAGCCAAGCTGCGCGGTGCGGATGTCCTTCAGGGCTTGGATCACCTGGCGGTCGTTCTCGCGTTTGGCTTTGGTGAACTCGAGCACCTCGGCCACCGAGCGCACATTGCGCCAGGCCAGGAATACGGCGAGCAGGCCGCAGACGATGCCGATGAGCATGCCCGTGCGCCTGTTCAATACGCCCATTTGCAGCAGCAGCGCCACCACCCCGGCGATCAGGGCCAGTGCGGCACCGAGCATCACCCAGGTGTTCTGGCCCTGCATGGCGCCCACGATGAGCAGGGCCGCGCCAAGGATGATCAATACCACGGGGAAGATGTAACTGGTCAGGGTCTTCATCGCAGGTGTGCCGGAGCTTCGGTCCGGGGCGCCCAAAAGTAATGGGACTTTCCATCACCGCAGGGCGATGGTCCATGGCGCTTGGAGAACGGCGGGACCGCAGCGTGGATCGGTGTTGTCCCCATGTGAAGCGGCTCCGATGGTGCAGGGCCGCAGGGCTTAGCTTGCGGCACGCCACCCATGTCCGCGCTCGCTCCCCTGGCCGAAAGGATCCTGACAGCGTTGGGCCACAACGCCACGGCGGGCCAGGAGCGTGCGGCGATCGCCCTGGACCGCTTGCTGGCCAGTGCCAGGCCCAATGCCACCTTGGTGCTGAAGGGCTATGCCGGCACGGGCAAGACCACGCTCGTGGGCGCTTTGGTCCGCGTACTGGCTGCCGAGAAACGCGCCGTGGTGCTGCTGGCACCCACCGGCCGCGCCGCCAAGGTGCTCAGCGCTTACGCCCAGGCGCCGGCCAGCACCATCCACCGGCGCATCTACCGGGGCCTGGATGATGAAGGGCAGGGGGGGCTGGACGTGGCCGTGAACCGCGACCGCGACGCGCTTTTCGTGGTGGACGAAGCGAGCATGATAGGACGCGGCGGCGGAGACGGTCTGTTCCGCGACGGCGACCTGCTCACCGATCTCTTCGAGCATGTGTTCTCCTCACCCGGATGCAAGCTGCTGCTCATCGGCGACCCCGCCCAGTTGCCGCCCGTGGGCAGTACCCACAGTCCGGCGCTCGATGTGAAGGAACTCGCAGCCTTGGGACTCACCGCCGGCGTGGTGGAACTCACCGAAGTGGTGCGCCAGGCCGAAGCATCCGGGATACTTTCCAACGCCACCGAGCTTCGCGGACTTCTGGAACCATCCCCTCGACCGGCGACCCTTCCGCCTCCCCCCGATAGGCATGGGGGCCCGCGGATACCGACATTCCAACCCCACCCGGATGTCCACCGCATCACCGGCCACGACCTGCAGGATGCGCTGGAGACGGCCTATGCCCGCGAAGGCCCCGATGAGGTCTGCGTGATCTGCCGCAGCAACAAGCGCGCGTACCAGTACAGCATGCAGGTGCGTGCCCGCATCTACGACCACGAGGAGGAGCTCTGCCCGGGCGACCGGTTGATGGTGGTGAAGAACAACTACTTCTGGGCTGGCCGCAACGGCAAGCCCGAGCTCATCGCCAATGGGGAGCCGATGGAAGTGGAACGTGTGCACGGCATCGAGGAGCGCTTCGGGCTCCGCTTCGCGGATATCACGGCCGTTTGGTGGAACGGCCGGGAGCAACGCGAACTCGATGTGAAGGTGATGCTCGATGTGCTGGCGATCGAAGCTCCGGCCCTGCCCGCGCCTCGGCTGCGCCTGCTGCAACAGGCTGTGATGGACACGTCACCCGCTACTACGAAGGCCCTGCGTTTCCGTGCGCTGCGTGAAAGTCCCCATGCCAACGCGCTGCAGGTGAAGTACGGCTACGCGGTCACCTGTCACAAGGCGCAGGGCGGTCAGTGGAACACGGTCTTTGTGGACCAGGGCTACGTGACCGAGGAGATGATCGATGAGGAGTACATCAGGTGGCTGTACACCGCCATCACCCGGGCTTCACGCGAGCTGTATCTCCTGAACTTCCATGGCCGATTCTGGGGGGAGGATGAGTGATCCTCATACTTCGTGGATGGCCACTTCGCCGAAAGCGATCTCCGTGGCGACACTCAGGATGTGCTCTGCTCCCATGTGCCAGGTGTGCAAATGGTAGACCTCCGCCGCATGCCGCACAAAGGCCTCATGGCGGATCGTCATGCGGTTCACGGCACCATCCACGCGCAGCACGCGCAGGTCGTCCATGATGCCCACGCCGCTGGCCTTCAGCACCGCTTCCTTGCGGGTCCAGTATTCCAGGAAGCGGCGTTTCGGTTCCGGTGCGGAGGCGATCACTTCGACCTCCTCGGGGGTGAAGTAGTGCTCGCCCACGGCCATGTGGTCCACCGTGCGGGCCATGGTCTCCACGTCCACGCCGATCTCCACCTCGCCGCCGATCGCGACCACCAACGCGTCCTTGGTGTCGCTCAGGTTGAAGCGCAGATCGACCCCCTTGATGAAGGGCTTGCCATAAGGGCCGCGATCGAAGCGCAGATCGGCCGGCCGGGCATCGAGGTGGTCCGCCAGCAGTTTCCGCAACAGACCGTGCGCGATGATGAAACGTTCGCGGTCCACATCGAAACGGAAGCGTGCCGCGCGCTCCATCTCCACGGGGTCGAGCGATGCTCGATAGGCCGGGATGTGGTCACGGTGCGGGGCCAGCTTGGCGAAATGGAGGACGATACCCTTGGCGCCCTTGGGTGGCATGCTGTCCGCGATGGGTACGATCGGTTCGGGTCCACCACAATGGATCGTCAGCAGGCGCTCCCCGGTGGACATGCTCATCCGGCTTGCACCGCTGCACGCTCCACCGCCCGCGCGATGCCCTGCGCGATCAGCTTGGACAGGGTCTTCACGTGCGGGTCCTTGATCATGTTGTAGTGGTCGCCCGGTGTGCTGGCCAAGGTAAGCTCGCCGCGCACGAGGTCCTGCCAGCCCATGTGGTCCGGGCCTGGCGAAGCCTCCGCCTTGATCATCAGCACCGGCCCGTCGTAAGGCTGGATGGCGTAGCGGTAGGTGGCCTGGTCGTAGATGTCGATGATGTGGAAGTGGCGCAGTTTGGGTGATGTCGCCTTGCCGCGGCGGTGGTACCACTGCACCATGCGTCGCATCAGGGCCTTCTTCAGCGGTGTGTACAGCTTGGCTTCGTTGCTCATCACCTTTTCGAAGAGGGCGGGTGCATAGGTGTCGAGCAAGGCCAGCATCAGCACCTGGTCGCCGTTGCGCTTGAGTTGCTGCGCCATCTCATAGGCCACCAATCCACCGAAGCTGAAGCCGCAAAGAAGATATGGGCTTTCCGGACGCACCTGCTTGAGTTCGCGGATGAAGTGCGCGGCGATGTCCTCCACGCTGGTGTAGCGGATGGGATGGCCATCCTCACCCTGATGGAAGTATCCCCAGAAGGGCTGGTCCTTGCCGAGGTCGCGCGCCATGAAGTAGTTGGCCTCGTCGCCATGCACGCAGAAGAGCGGCAGTTTGCTTCCTTCCTTCTGTATCGGTGCGAGATTCATCAGCTCCAGCGGCTTCACCTCGGTCTTCAACAGCTTGGCGAAGAGCGCCACCGTGGGCGCCTGGAAGAGGCTGTTCAAAGCCAGCTTGCGACCCAGCTGCTGTTCGATCCGCGTCAGCATCTGGATGCCCATGATGCTGTGCCCGCCCAGGTCGAAGAAGTTGTCGTGTACGCCGAGGTCCTCCACGCCCAGGGCTTTGCCCCAGATGGTGCTCAGCGTTTTCTCGATGGCATCGCGTGGCGCCACATGTTCGGCCTTCATGCGCGTGCTGCGCAGCTCCGGCATGGGCAGCAGCTTCTTGTCGATCTTGCCGTTGGGGTTCAGCGGGAAGGATGGCAGCACGACGAAGAACGATGGCAGCATGAACTTCGGAAGGGCTGCTTCCAAGTAGTTCCGCAGGCCAGCGATGAAGGCCTCCTGCCGCTCTTCATCCTTGGTCGGGTCGAAGTCCTTCGGCACCACATAGGCTACCAATTGCTGCCCACCGGGCATGTCCTTGCGCGCCATCACCAAGCGGTCGCGTACCTCGGGGTAGTTGTTGATGGCATTCTCGATCTCGCCCAGTTCGATGCGGAAGCCGCGGATCTTCACCTGGTCGTCGGTACGGCCCAGGAATTCGATCGAGCCATCCGGCAGCCACTTCACCAGGTCGCCAGTGCGGTACATCTTGGCGTTGCCACCCTGGAAGGGATCCGGCAGGAAACGCTCGGCGGTCAGTTCCGGACGTTCCCAATAGCCCAGCGCTACACCATCGCCGCCGCAGTACAGTTCGCCTTTGGCACCGACGGGCACGGGCTTCTGCTGCTCGTCGAGCACATAGAGGAAGGTGTTGTGGATGGCCTTGCCGATGGGCACCTGCTTGCCGATATCACCCTCGCTGTTGATGGGGTGGAAGCAGCTGTAGGTGGTGTTCTCGGTAGGGCCGTAGATGTTGTTCAGTACGCCGGGGCCCAGCACGCGCAGGGCCTTGCGGATGTGCGGCAGGCTCATCACCTCGCCACCGGTAAGGATGCACTTCAAGCCCTTCAGACGATCCACGTGCTCATCCACCAGCACATTGAAAAGTCCCGTGGTAATGAAGAGGATGTTGACGCCGTAGCGTTCCATCGTTTCGGTCACTTCGGCCAGCGTGGGTTTGGCCTGCGGTTGCAGCACCAGCCTTCCGCCGTTCAGCAGCGCGCCCCAGAGCTCGAATGTGCTCGCGTCGAAGGAGACGTTGCTCATTTGGGTGATCACGGCGTCCGGGCCGAAGGGTGCGTAGTTCTGGTTCTTCACCAAGCGCACGATCGCGCGATGCGGAACCACCACCCCCTTCGGCTTGCCGGTGCTGCCGCTGGTGTACATGATGTAGGCGGCCGCTTCCGGCGTATCCAACGGCGCATGGTCTCCAGGGTTCACTGCTTTGTTGCGATCACCGTCCAGGTGGATCACACGCGCATCATGCTTCGGCAGTTTGGCATTGAGTTCCTTCTCCGTCAGCAGCACCTTCAGGCCGGTATCCTCGAAAAGGAAGCGCAGTCGATCGGCCGGGTAGGTGTGGTCCAACGGCACGAAAGCGGCACCGGCGCGCATGATCGCGAGTTGTGCTTCCACCATGCCGAAGTTGCGCTCGCAGCACAGGCCCACGAAGTCGCCAGGCTTCACACCGTGCTCCTTCAGCAAGGCCGTCAATGCGATCACCCGCTGCTGCAATTGGGCGTAGCTGAGTTCCTTGTCGCGGTGGTTCAGCGCCACCTTGTCGGGGTACTGCGCCACCACTTCGTCGAAGAGCTGGTTCACGCCTTTGTCGCGTGGGTAGTCCACGGCCTTGCCATACCACTCGGCGGGCGGCATCACCTTTTCGCTGCTGAGCGTTTCGTCGCTTACCAGATCACCGATGCTCGCCGAAGGGTTGCTCGTGATGCGATCGATCAAGGTGTTCAGCTCCTGCATCCAACCGCGCACGGTGGCCTCATCGAAGAGATCGGTGTTGTAGCTCCACTCCAGGACCAAGCCTTCAACGTTGCCGGTGGCGTTCAGGAAAAGCTCGAACTGCTCGTACTTGCGCGGGTTGCTGATGAAGCGGTGCTTGATGCCCGCGAAGGCCACGCCATCGTCCATGTTCATGTCGATGTTGAACACGACGGGGCACAGCGGGATGCGACCGGGTTCGCGGGGCACATTGAGTTTGCGCACCAGCGTTCCGAACGTGTACTTCTGGTTGTCGAAGGCATCGAGTACGGCGGTACGACGGGCCTTCAGGTGCTCGATGAAGGGCATGTCCTCATCGATGCGGCTGCGCAGGGCGAGCAGGTTCACGCAGTGGCCCACCAGGTCCTTCATGCCGTAGTCGCTCTGTCCGGCGGCGGGCAGGCCCACGCACAGGTCGCTGTCGCCGGTGAGCTTGTGTATCAGCACCTCGAAGCTGGTGAGCAGCGTGGTGACGAAGCTCGCGCCACTGCGGGTGGCGGTCTCGCGCAGGCGGCGCACCAGGGCGGGGTCCATCTCCAGGTCCAGGCGATGGCCCTTGAAACTCTTCTGCTTCGGACGCGCACGGTCGGTGGGCAGGTCCACGCGCGGCACGGTGCCTTTGAACAGCGTGGTCCAGTAGTCCTCCACCTGCTGGTGCTCCGGGCTCTTCGTGAAGTCGATCTGCGCGATGGCGTAGTCGCTGAAGCGGAACACCTCCGGCAGCACCGGCGCGCGGCCTTCCTTCAGCGCACTGTACAGGCGGCTCACATCGGCCATGATGATGCCCAGGCTCCAGCCGTCCACGATCACGTGGTGGCCGCTCAAGCGCAGCAGGTGCGTGTCGTTGCCGGTCTTGATCAGCTGCACGCGGAACAGCGGTCCGGTCAGCAGGTCGAAGGGCAGCGTCATGTCGCGGTCCGCGATGGTCTGTAACTCCTTGGTGCGCTCGGCATCGCTCTTTCCGCTCAGGTCGGTGAAGGTGAAGGGCACCTCCATGTTTTCCTGCACGATCACGCGCATGCCATCGGCACTGATCACGCTGCGCAAGCCTTCATGGCGCTTCACCAGTTGGCGGATGGTACGCTCCATCAGCGCGGCATC is a window from the Flavobacteriales bacterium genome containing:
- a CDS encoding orotate phosphoribosyltransferase; translated protein: MPSNLDPALKIAEFLLQIKAVKLSPAKPFTWASGWKSPIYCDNRKTLSYPPVRTYIRQQFVHIINSEFGRPDMIAGVATGGIAHGALVAHDMGLPFIYVRSDAKGHGLGNQVEGDLTVGRSVVVVEDLVSTGKSSLSAVKALRDAGCEVKGMVSIFTYGFDEAAKAFAKEKVKLFSLTNYSILLDQALRSDYITEKDLMPLNEWRKGPASWGVGSKVQ
- a CDS encoding NUDIX domain-containing protein translates to MRRRYDIHMGGKVLRIAPEPPNGPAPDDWIALRVDDPSEIAKAVQLMESRSDLAGICLYPGRAGDPREHLEEVFTPVAAAGGVVLDEQGRLLAIRRLGKWDLPKGKVDPGEGLEEAALREVREECGLTELQLVRPLTITWHSYTHKGRRMLKRTDWFVMRASANEVLVPETGEDITEARWFNRGEADVLRADTYASLLPVLDAWALGEADTPKGHAITRPRP
- the coaD gene encoding pantetheine-phosphate adenylyltransferase, yielding MSTTATARIAVFPGTFDPITVGHVSIVERALPLFDRIIVGMGVNESKRTMFAVEQRLAWIRQAFAGEARVSAMAFEGLTVDLCRREGALYILRGLRNSTDHGVERSIALMNRQLGGVETIFMPSAPEHAHISSTIVRELIANKADVRALVPMDLRTTT
- the rsmD gene encoding 16S rRNA (guanine(966)-N(2))-methyltransferase RsmD; translated protein: MRIVGGRYRNRRVDPPAGMDARPTTDFAKEGLFNVLTHRVPLEGIRVLDLFAGTGNVSLEFLSRGAIEVVAVEQDRRLVDFMARTAEAWGEKGLRTQRADVFRYLTTARGTFDIVFADPPFAMEGAERIPTLVAEAGLLGDDGLLIVEHPDRKDMSALPGFRETRRYGQVHFSFFTPPFSP
- a CDS encoding DUF3822 family protein; amino-acid sequence: MEHGVQRTSRYDADRARAWHLSILIGQGLAAWSAHDAQDGTPHAMAWGPGMEALRHKSLPRQPVTVSYVGLPQWSTLVPEGALAPGSGAKHLALTHGGMPSGAMREEALPDLGAVCIYTHDDRDERQVMERHPNARPLPMQALMARTAQRMADGGPLLLLHRGQERLDAAVHDGGRLLLSNTYPVRAANDVLYFALLALETCGLSPFTTRLVAGGTHLHIGERELLGRYFKELAADQDTVWADVREGGQAPAGRWMALLEQFACVS
- a CDS encoding AAA family ATPase, whose amino-acid sequence is MSALAPLAERILTALGHNATAGQERAAIALDRLLASARPNATLVLKGYAGTGKTTLVGALVRVLAAEKRAVVLLAPTGRAAKVLSAYAQAPASTIHRRIYRGLDDEGQGGLDVAVNRDRDALFVVDEASMIGRGGGDGLFRDGDLLTDLFEHVFSSPGCKLLLIGDPAQLPPVGSTHSPALDVKELAALGLTAGVVELTEVVRQAEASGILSNATELRGLLEPSPRPATLPPPPDRHGGPRIPTFQPHPDVHRITGHDLQDALETAYAREGPDEVCVICRSNKRAYQYSMQVRARIYDHEEELCPGDRLMVVKNNYFWAGRNGKPELIANGEPMEVERVHGIEERFGLRFADITAVWWNGREQRELDVKVMLDVLAIEAPALPAPRLRLLQQAVMDTSPATTKALRFRALRESPHANALQVKYGYAVTCHKAQGGQWNTVFVDQGYVTEEMIDEEYIRWLYTAITRASRELYLLNFHGRFWGEDE
- a CDS encoding 4'-phosphopantetheinyl transferase superfamily protein, yielding MSMSTGERLLTIHCGGPEPIVPIADSMPPKGAKGIVLHFAKLAPHRDHIPAYRASLDPVEMERAARFRFDVDRERFIIAHGLLRKLLADHLDARPADLRFDRGPYGKPFIKGVDLRFNLSDTKDALVVAIGGEVEIGVDVETMARTVDHMAVGEHYFTPEEVEVIASAPEPKRRFLEYWTRKEAVLKASGVGIMDDLRVLRVDGAVNRMTIRHEAFVRHAAEVYHLHTWHMGAEHILSVATEIAFGEVAIHEV
- a CDS encoding amino acid adenylation domain-containing protein translates to MEKFIPETRFQPVDFDPFAGPAIERTAPSTEAQREVWVASQMGVEASCAYIESVSLELVGAVDAALMERTIRQLVKRHEGLRSVISADGMRVIVQENMEVPFTFTDLSGKSDAERTKELQTIADRDMTLPFDLLTGPLFRVQLIKTGNDTHLLRLSGHHVIVDGWSLGIIMADVSRLYSALKEGRAPVLPEVFRFSDYAIAQIDFTKSPEHQQVEDYWTTLFKGTVPRVDLPTDRARPKQKSFKGHRLDLEMDPALVRRLRETATRSGASFVTTLLTSFEVLIHKLTGDSDLCVGLPAAGQSDYGMKDLVGHCVNLLALRSRIDEDMPFIEHLKARRTAVLDAFDNQKYTFGTLVRKLNVPREPGRIPLCPVVFNIDMNMDDGVAFAGIKHRFISNPRKYEQFELFLNATGNVEGLVLEWSYNTDLFDEATVRGWMQELNTLIDRITSNPSASIGDLVSDETLSSEKVMPPAEWYGKAVDYPRDKGVNQLFDEVVAQYPDKVALNHRDKELSYAQLQQRVIALTALLKEHGVKPGDFVGLCCERNFGMVEAQLAIMRAGAAFVPLDHTYPADRLRFLFEDTGLKVLLTEKELNAKLPKHDARVIHLDGDRNKAVNPGDHAPLDTPEAAAYIMYTSGSTGKPKGVVVPHRAIVRLVKNQNYAPFGPDAVITQMSNVSFDASTFELWGALLNGGRLVLQPQAKPTLAEVTETMERYGVNILFITTGLFNVLVDEHVDRLKGLKCILTGGEVMSLPHIRKALRVLGPGVLNNIYGPTENTTYSCFHPINSEGDIGKQVPIGKAIHNTFLYVLDEQQKPVPVGAKGELYCGGDGVALGYWERPELTAERFLPDPFQGGNAKMYRTGDLVKWLPDGSIEFLGRTDDQVKIRGFRIELGEIENAINNYPEVRDRLVMARKDMPGGQQLVAYVVPKDFDPTKDEERQEAFIAGLRNYLEAALPKFMLPSFFVVLPSFPLNPNGKIDKKLLPMPELRSTRMKAEHVAPRDAIEKTLSTIWGKALGVEDLGVHDNFFDLGGHSIMGIQMLTRIEQQLGRKLALNSLFQAPTVALFAKLLKTEVKPLELMNLAPIQKEGSKLPLFCVHGDEANYFMARDLGKDQPFWGYFHQGEDGHPIRYTSVEDIAAHFIRELKQVRPESPYLLCGFSFGGLVAYEMAQQLKRNGDQVLMLALLDTYAPALFEKVMSNEAKLYTPLKKALMRRMVQWYHRRGKATSPKLRHFHIIDIYDQATYRYAIQPYDGPVLMIKAEASPGPDHMGWQDLVRGELTLASTPGDHYNMIKDPHVKTLSKLIAQGIARAVERAAVQAG